A genomic stretch from Sphingomonas faeni includes:
- the ptsP gene encoding phosphoenolpyruvate--protein phosphotransferase — MASILLTAPMQGWATPIDEVPDAVFSERMLGDGVAIDPTGDCLYAPCAATVLTLLPSGHAITLATPEGAEILIHIGLDTVALGGRGFSPCVAVGDTVERGAPLIRFDLDLLVREARAVVTPIVVVNPDRFRIVHAVSSELVAIGDPLMTLEPSDAVAHRETSEDGTTHERTVVVPLPHGIHARPAARLAATAKHFDADVTLACGDKTANVRSPIALLALAIRRDDTIVVTTAGADAAAALAAICDLIESGMDEPAEAPVRAPAVAPLPPSSAVDGALTGVTAAPGLAIGRARWFRPADIVVPEQGEGIAVEEARFDAAVTTLSTRFADRARTATGPERAIVEAHAAMLDDPMLHDTTRGGIARGESAGHAWRAAIRPQADVLRTSTDPRLAERADDMLDLERQLLALIAGVETTPLSFPPDTILLADDLLPSHVLSLDRANIVGFCVERGGPTSHVAILAATMGLPALVAIGSSLNAIADDTSVILDASEGLLRIDPDADTLVETQVRIVQAQVRRTEALARAGEPCRMADGTRIEAFANLGALGDAHLAVENGAEGSGLLRTEFLFLERDAAPTVAEQTADYQAIADALDGRPLIVRLLDIGGDKPAPYLPMAPEENPALGLRGIRVGLAHPQLLEDQVRAILSVKPAGQCRIMVPMIASLDELRAVRAVVDRVAAEIGIADRVPVGVMIETPAAAVTADLIAAEADFLSVGTNDLTQYTLAMDRGNAAVASGIDGLHPAVLRLIAQTCKGGAVHGRWTGVCGGLASDPLAVPILIGLGVTELSSAPALVPEIKALVATLTMEACRAHAAAALQCGSAADVRSLAREFTA, encoded by the coding sequence ATGGCCTCCATACTCCTGACCGCGCCGATGCAGGGCTGGGCAACGCCGATCGACGAGGTGCCCGACGCGGTGTTCTCGGAGCGGATGCTGGGGGACGGCGTCGCGATCGATCCGACCGGCGACTGCCTCTACGCTCCCTGCGCCGCCACCGTGCTGACTTTGTTGCCGAGCGGCCACGCGATCACGCTCGCCACCCCAGAGGGGGCTGAGATCCTGATCCATATCGGCCTCGACACGGTCGCGCTCGGCGGACGCGGGTTCAGCCCATGCGTCGCGGTCGGCGACACGGTCGAGCGCGGCGCGCCGCTGATCCGCTTCGATCTAGATTTGCTGGTGCGAGAGGCCCGCGCGGTCGTCACGCCGATCGTCGTCGTGAACCCCGACCGGTTCAGAATCGTCCACGCCGTCTCCAGCGAACTGGTCGCGATAGGCGATCCGCTGATGACGCTGGAACCCAGCGATGCGGTCGCGCACCGCGAGACGAGCGAGGACGGCACGACACACGAACGCACGGTCGTCGTGCCCCTGCCCCATGGCATCCACGCACGCCCCGCCGCGCGCCTTGCCGCGACCGCCAAGCACTTCGACGCCGACGTGACGCTCGCCTGCGGTGACAAGACCGCGAATGTCCGCAGCCCGATCGCCCTGCTCGCGCTCGCGATCCGCCGCGACGACACGATCGTCGTGACCACAGCGGGCGCCGATGCCGCCGCCGCACTCGCCGCAATCTGCGACCTGATCGAGAGCGGCATGGACGAACCAGCCGAGGCGCCTGTCCGCGCGCCCGCCGTCGCTCCCCTGCCGCCCAGTTCCGCGGTCGACGGCGCGCTCACTGGTGTCACCGCGGCGCCCGGCCTGGCAATCGGCCGGGCACGCTGGTTCCGTCCCGCCGACATCGTCGTCCCCGAACAGGGCGAAGGCATCGCCGTCGAGGAGGCACGCTTCGATGCGGCCGTCACCACGCTGTCGACCCGGTTCGCAGACCGCGCCCGCACGGCGACCGGTCCCGAGCGCGCGATCGTCGAGGCGCATGCGGCGATGCTCGACGACCCCATGCTCCACGATACGACGCGCGGCGGCATCGCTCGCGGCGAGAGCGCAGGTCATGCCTGGCGCGCTGCGATCCGCCCACAGGCCGACGTGTTGCGCACCAGTACCGACCCGCGGCTTGCGGAGCGGGCCGACGACATGCTCGATCTCGAACGCCAGTTGCTCGCGCTGATCGCGGGCGTCGAGACCACGCCCTTGTCGTTCCCGCCCGACACGATCCTGCTCGCGGACGATCTGCTGCCGTCGCACGTCCTCTCGCTCGACCGCGCAAACATCGTCGGCTTCTGCGTCGAGCGCGGCGGCCCGACCTCGCACGTCGCGATCCTCGCCGCGACGATGGGCCTCCCCGCGCTGGTCGCAATCGGGTCGTCGTTGAACGCCATCGCCGACGACACGTCAGTCATTCTAGACGCCAGCGAAGGCCTGTTGCGGATCGATCCCGACGCCGACACGCTGGTCGAAACGCAGGTCCGGATCGTCCAGGCGCAAGTCCGCCGCACCGAAGCCCTCGCCCGCGCCGGCGAACCCTGCCGCATGGCCGACGGCACCCGGATTGAGGCGTTCGCCAATCTCGGCGCGCTCGGCGATGCCCATCTCGCGGTCGAAAACGGCGCGGAAGGCTCGGGCCTGTTGCGCACCGAATTCCTGTTCCTCGAACGCGACGCCGCACCGACGGTCGCCGAACAGACCGCCGATTACCAGGCGATCGCCGACGCACTTGATGGTCGCCCGCTGATCGTCCGCCTGCTCGACATCGGCGGCGACAAGCCCGCGCCGTATCTGCCGATGGCGCCGGAAGAAAACCCCGCACTCGGCCTGCGCGGCATTCGCGTCGGCCTCGCGCATCCGCAGCTCCTGGAGGATCAGGTCCGTGCGATCCTGTCGGTAAAGCCCGCCGGGCAATGCCGGATCATGGTGCCGATGATCGCCAGCCTCGACGAACTGCGCGCCGTTCGCGCGGTGGTCGATCGCGTCGCCGCAGAGATCGGCATCGCCGACCGCGTGCCCGTAGGCGTGATGATCGAGACCCCGGCCGCCGCCGTCACCGCCGACCTGATCGCCGCGGAAGCCGATTTCCTGTCGGTCGGTACCAACGACCTTACCCAATACACACTCGCGATGGACCGCGGCAACGCAGCCGTCGCGAGCGGGATCGACGGGCTCCACCCCGCCGTCCTTCGGCTGATCGCGCAGACCTGCAAGGGTGGCGCAGTCCACGGTCGCTGGACCGGGGTATGCGGAGGGCTCGCCTCCGACCCGCTCGCCGTCCCTATCCTGATCGGGCTGGGCGTCACCGAACTCTCGTCTGCACCGGCGCTGGTGCCCGAGATCAAGGCGCTGGTCGCCACGCTGACGATGGAGGCGTGCCGCGCGCATGCCGCCGCCGCGCTGCAATGCGGGTCCGCCGCCGACGTCCGCTCGCTCGCCCGGGAGTTCACCGCATGA